Proteins from a single region of Desulfobacter postgatei 2ac9:
- a CDS encoding reverse transcriptase domain-containing protein — protein MEDTQRSQTTSEQNRKSVEQTTHNNQNRLADEDKPPVLVGEASLQKIAGMARENPEMVFTAVAHRINLPLLHEAHRRIKKGKSIGVDEVSASEYAVELDKNLYNLHQRLSRGQYVATPVKRIWIEKDNGKMRPIGIPAFEDKIVQKAVEMILSAIYEPNFYDFSHGFRAGHSQHMAIKQLRESCIECNSNWIVSADITGLFDNIDHGHLREFIKQRVNDGGIIRLLGKWLKAGVMEEEKYYHSESGTPQGGVISPVLSNIFLHNVLDDWFVKEVQPRMKGRSFIIRFADDCVPRRQTLLQ, from the coding sequence ATGGAAGACACACAGAGGTCACAAACCACATCAGAACAGAACCGTAAAAGTGTGGAACAGACCACTCACAACAACCAGAACCGTTTAGCAGACGAGGATAAACCTCCGGTGCTTGTTGGGGAAGCATCTTTGCAAAAGATTGCCGGTATGGCAAGAGAGAATCCAGAAATGGTATTCACAGCAGTGGCACACAGAATAAACCTGCCATTACTGCATGAAGCCCACCGAAGGATTAAGAAAGGCAAGTCCATCGGTGTTGATGAAGTATCAGCCTCAGAATATGCGGTTGAGCTTGATAAAAACCTCTATAATCTACATCAGCGACTGAGCAGAGGTCAGTACGTTGCAACACCAGTGAAAAGAATATGGATAGAGAAAGACAACGGCAAAATGCGTCCAATCGGTATACCGGCATTTGAGGATAAGATTGTCCAAAAAGCTGTAGAGATGATACTGAGCGCTATATACGAGCCAAATTTCTATGACTTTTCTCATGGCTTTCGAGCCGGACACAGCCAGCACATGGCAATAAAGCAGCTGCGGGAAAGTTGCATAGAGTGTAACAGCAACTGGATTGTGAGTGCAGATATTACAGGATTATTTGATAACATTGACCACGGCCATCTAAGGGAATTCATAAAGCAACGGGTCAATGATGGTGGAATCATCCGGCTATTGGGAAAGTGGTTGAAAGCAGGTGTAATGGAAGAAGAAAAATACTACCATTCAGAATCCGGCACGCCACAAGGCGGGGTCATATCTCCCGTACTGAGCAACATCTTTCTTCACAACGTGCTGGACGACTGGTTTGTTAAGGAAGTCCAGCCAAGAATGAAAGGTCGAAGTTTTATTATCAGGTTTGCTGATGATTGTGTGCCACGAAGGCAGACACTGTTGCAATAA
- a CDS encoding transposase, protein MRWPEGCQCPFCDSKRVIKRRFNEKEPAKQRYECKDCGKRFDDLTDTIFAGHHQALKVWILCLYFMGLNLSNRQIAQELDLDRTDVQKMTTQLRESVVKKATSNPRRRS, encoded by the coding sequence TTGCGCTGGCCGGAAGGATGCCAATGTCCGTTTTGTGATTCCAAACGAGTAATCAAAAGAAGATTCAATGAAAAAGAACCTGCCAAACAGCGCTATGAATGTAAAGATTGTGGCAAACGCTTCGATGATCTGACGGACACCATTTTTGCCGGACATCATCAAGCACTCAAAGTATGGATATTGTGCCTCTATTTTATGGGACTGAACTTGTCGAACAGGCAGATTGCCCAAGAACTGGACCTGGACCGCACCGATGTGCAAAAGATGACCACCCAACTTCGTGAAAGCGTGGTAAAAAAAGCCACCAGTAACCCTCGAAGACGAAGTTGA